A region of Candidatus Protochlamydia phocaeensis DNA encodes the following proteins:
- a CDS encoding autotransporter assembly complex protein TamA has protein sequence MISLCSAYEIRFEGINDSEALKLIESVSQLQKLKDNPPATLTGLKRRAENDTAAIVQALHSLAYYQAKVDFTVTPDGTLVIVKIEPGPVYPLAAFNIRYFQNGEEIEHFSACSLTLEDLKVKLGEPALPDTILAAEDNLLDKLNLHGYAFASIKKRDVFADQQANTVIVWIEVETGPLTYFGPVKINGLERVHEGFFFKKLRWHEGDLYDPHKLEKTQEALELSGLFRSVNITHAEHPTDGNKLPLEINVLEGKQRSLGFGLNYTTELGPGVTAEWEDRNVFGEGQKLSARADIWMKLQEGKISYLIPDFKSQNQNLIWQLDYNHERTKAFTETALSLSATIERKLTENLRFSYGAMYKLLRSQRSDRNGTFDLFKTPLALKWSNVDSILDPTKGATLQLKVIPSLQVFYPQFAYSINTLTTTFYQSLSKDDRHIFAAKLMLGSIIGAAKHDIPPPERFYAGSENALRGYKYLTVSPIGEDHKPLGGRSLFIYSLELRNRIGKNFGVVAFYEIGNVYLNYYPDFRKPLLQSAGIGLRYHTPVGPLRFDIAVPLNRRKHIDNAVEAYFSIGQAF, from the coding sequence ATGATTTCCCTATGTTCAGCCTATGAAATCCGTTTCGAAGGGATTAACGATTCCGAAGCTCTAAAATTAATCGAGTCTGTTTCTCAGTTGCAAAAGCTGAAGGATAATCCGCCAGCTACCTTGACCGGGTTGAAAAGGCGCGCTGAAAATGATACGGCAGCCATTGTTCAGGCGCTGCACAGCCTTGCCTACTATCAAGCAAAAGTTGATTTTACAGTCACACCGGACGGAACGTTGGTCATTGTCAAAATCGAACCCGGACCTGTCTATCCTTTGGCGGCTTTTAACATTCGCTATTTTCAAAACGGAGAGGAAATAGAGCATTTCTCCGCATGCAGCCTCACTCTTGAAGATTTGAAAGTCAAATTAGGAGAACCAGCCTTGCCTGATACTATTCTGGCGGCTGAGGACAATCTGTTAGATAAATTGAATTTACATGGCTATGCTTTCGCTTCTATAAAAAAAAGAGATGTCTTTGCAGACCAGCAAGCCAACACAGTCATTGTGTGGATCGAAGTGGAGACGGGCCCCCTGACTTATTTTGGCCCCGTAAAAATTAATGGGCTAGAGCGCGTGCACGAGGGATTCTTTTTCAAAAAATTGCGCTGGCATGAGGGTGATTTATATGATCCTCATAAATTAGAGAAAACGCAAGAGGCCCTGGAGCTCTCCGGCCTATTCCGCTCTGTGAATATTACGCATGCCGAACACCCAACGGATGGCAATAAGCTTCCCTTAGAGATCAATGTTTTAGAAGGCAAGCAGCGCAGCCTAGGATTCGGGCTTAATTACACGACAGAGCTAGGACCCGGTGTAACAGCAGAATGGGAAGATCGCAACGTGTTCGGAGAGGGCCAAAAACTCAGCGCACGCGCCGACATTTGGATGAAACTGCAAGAAGGAAAAATTTCTTACTTAATCCCCGATTTTAAAAGCCAAAATCAAAATTTAATCTGGCAGCTCGATTATAACCATGAACGCACTAAAGCCTTTACAGAGACTGCTCTTTCCTTATCAGCAACAATAGAAAGAAAACTCACTGAAAATCTACGTTTTTCTTATGGAGCTATGTATAAGCTCCTGCGCAGCCAACGCTCCGATCGCAACGGAACATTCGATTTATTCAAAACCCCTTTGGCCCTAAAATGGAGCAATGTCGATAGCATTTTAGATCCCACAAAAGGAGCAACGCTTCAATTGAAGGTCATTCCTTCTTTGCAAGTGTTCTATCCTCAATTCGCTTATTCGATCAATACATTGACAACGACTTTCTACCAATCGCTCTCCAAGGACGACCGTCATATTTTTGCAGCTAAGCTCATGCTCGGCAGCATCATTGGTGCAGCCAAGCATGACATCCCTCCTCCGGAACGCTTTTATGCCGGATCTGAAAATGCTTTAAGAGGTTATAAATATCTGACGGTCAGTCCAATCGGAGAAGATCATAAGCCTCTAGGCGGGCGTTCTCTATTTATTTATTCTTTAGAATTGCGCAATCGAATCGGCAAAAATTTTGGAGTTGTGGCATTCTATGAAATCGGAAATGTTTATTTGAATTATTATCCTGATTTTCGCAAACCCCTTCTACAATCTGCCGGGATAGGCTTGCGCTACCATACTCCGGTTGGTCCACTGCGCTTTGATATTGCTGTTCCTTTAAATCGACGAAAGCATATTGATAATGCAGTTGAAGCTTACTTTAGCATTGGACAGGCCTTTTAA
- a CDS encoding translocation/assembly module TamB domain-containing protein, translating to MHSRKGQYWAFSKAIEYLERQTQTTFSAEEIEFNFPLSLHIHGITLSQESDRLATIKQLDISFAYWHLLEGRLICSSLHADGVHFLKLPAPSFADSPPSEAEWGTSIAPLYLKIENLLISDVSLSPAVLEQLTLPSYLADLAKHSSFYLKGSLGNNPFKNNIFAQFAIKIIDVENKNSPLYLEAHIHDRQLAFSLHSHRFPYAFALKNEVIPLDTTLAFFASAPLSTWQKGLQNRLTEEESIEGQFKLISTFEGQDPWLQTILGEKSLIKSKYAWRGYNSLHLWDLKIELPLLNLKGEGTLADNQIYGTHFEGRLHHLENLSSHISKDLKGELALKGHLSGSLAQPTLAIQSSSDSLAIQGQIFQNIQSTLKVSLEQGNLDGLFNFLFEYEQQPCRLAASFYNSSDSLSLSHFQMDFLHSYLKGNLTFSHLNRIWDGELQAYTGHLKDLSPFLALSHPIEGEVHLNAYFKPIQGVKSHQGIDLELTGQSLHWKNLQADYLQLNMHLEPMDDRLQSFHASSRLQGKKVSWEDKYSHELTVSMTHEVDFVNANLTNLSTQLQALGIKSNMFQAGRAYAEAFFPNPLQEWEGQLRFSSQDLKVAGQALNDLTGETRLHPLQERWPFRLKGKGKGNSKDNWNFATEGSWRIQEDSSQLQIDYLEGNLKDHPFALLEPLQVLHQNEMTEIRNIHAKFGEAELSGEIHKERENVACHFQTNEIPTRLFHLVWPNLPLDGKASLRGYLEGPIQQPSGQLQVFLHRVNITEAIFANQPLIEGEIGLDIQESGIQLQSTLHGIGNTPVLLHGTLPFALSLSPPKLQVSEITPFSMTIEAEGDLDPYLQLFYNDTTNLSGQAKIAFNLSGQINAPRVQGSIDFHNGSYESLSTGAIYKNIQARLVGDGSRVLLDHFYAQDNKHGSITANGSIELDKAKEFPFEFHIHPKEIFIVESDYANISAGGSLILSGNHKRAKLQGDLTTDTLTIHMEEALPKQIKTVEVKYINLPEGDSIPNHLESQNSSSSIVDLDIKLHLPGKVFIEGKHLTSEWKGDIAITGTADNPLLNGDLRISKGEYNFNGKIFNFNQGNIHFAGPPGKKTSLYVVASKEIDRIRAEIIVKGPISKPVISFRSNPPLSQREILSYILFNRGIADITSDQGDQLSQSFISLNEGEQTSSSDDFLTRLRNNIGIDRLDITSSDSDNKDFSLQVGKYITESIFVSINKSISDIGNRVSIEANLRKNLKAQAEVELGGDAQGKVSLKWKKDY from the coding sequence TTGCACAGTAGAAAAGGACAATATTGGGCTTTTAGCAAAGCGATCGAATATTTAGAAAGGCAGACCCAAACGACATTTTCAGCAGAAGAAATTGAGTTTAATTTTCCTTTAAGCTTGCACATCCATGGAATCACTCTTTCCCAAGAATCTGATCGGCTTGCCACCATTAAACAATTAGATATTTCTTTTGCCTATTGGCATTTATTGGAAGGCCGGCTGATTTGCTCTTCCCTGCATGCGGATGGCGTTCATTTTTTAAAACTACCAGCTCCTTCCTTCGCCGACTCTCCCCCATCCGAAGCAGAATGGGGAACATCCATCGCCCCCCTTTATCTTAAAATCGAAAATCTTTTGATTAGCGATGTGTCTCTCAGCCCTGCCGTGCTCGAACAATTGACCCTTCCTTCTTACCTTGCTGATTTAGCAAAGCATTCTTCTTTCTATTTAAAAGGGTCATTGGGGAATAATCCCTTTAAAAATAATATTTTCGCTCAATTTGCCATTAAAATAATTGACGTTGAAAATAAGAATTCTCCGCTCTATTTAGAGGCGCATATTCACGATCGACAATTAGCTTTTTCATTGCATTCTCATCGTTTCCCTTATGCATTTGCTTTAAAAAATGAGGTCATTCCGCTTGATACGACTTTGGCCTTTTTTGCTTCCGCCCCTCTTTCTACTTGGCAAAAGGGATTGCAAAACCGTCTGACCGAAGAAGAAAGCATTGAAGGACAATTCAAGCTTATTTCCACCTTCGAAGGACAAGACCCTTGGCTGCAAACGATCTTAGGAGAAAAGTCCCTTATAAAATCGAAATATGCGTGGAGAGGATATAACTCTCTACATTTATGGGATTTAAAAATAGAACTACCGCTGCTCAACCTAAAGGGCGAAGGCACGTTGGCAGACAATCAGATCTATGGAACGCATTTTGAAGGGCGGCTGCATCACTTAGAGAATTTATCTTCCCACATTTCCAAAGACTTAAAGGGAGAATTGGCTCTCAAGGGGCATCTTTCAGGCAGCTTGGCCCAACCGACCCTTGCTATCCAAAGCTCTAGCGATTCTTTAGCCATACAAGGCCAAATTTTTCAAAACATTCAATCCACTTTAAAAGTCTCTTTAGAGCAAGGAAATTTAGACGGCTTGTTCAATTTCCTTTTTGAATATGAGCAGCAGCCCTGCCGCCTGGCAGCTTCTTTCTATAACAGCAGCGACTCGCTTTCTCTATCCCATTTTCAAATGGATTTTCTTCATTCCTATTTAAAGGGAAATTTGACCTTTTCTCATTTAAATCGAATATGGGACGGGGAACTGCAGGCATATACAGGACATTTAAAAGATTTGTCCCCCTTTCTTGCCTTATCGCACCCTATAGAGGGGGAAGTTCACTTGAATGCCTATTTTAAGCCCATCCAAGGCGTAAAGTCGCATCAAGGAATCGATCTGGAATTGACAGGCCAATCCTTGCATTGGAAAAATTTGCAAGCTGATTACTTGCAGTTAAATATGCATTTAGAACCTATGGACGATCGCCTCCAATCCTTTCATGCCTCTTCACGCCTACAGGGGAAAAAAGTGAGTTGGGAAGATAAATATTCGCACGAGCTTACTGTTTCCATGACGCACGAAGTGGATTTTGTGAATGCTAATTTGACGAATTTATCTACCCAGTTACAAGCCTTGGGCATCAAATCAAATATGTTCCAAGCCGGCCGCGCTTATGCGGAGGCTTTTTTTCCCAATCCCTTGCAGGAGTGGGAAGGACAGCTTAGATTTTCCTCCCAAGATCTTAAGGTAGCAGGCCAAGCATTGAACGATTTGACGGGAGAAACACGCCTTCATCCATTGCAAGAGCGATGGCCTTTCAGGTTAAAAGGAAAAGGAAAAGGAAATAGCAAAGACAATTGGAATTTTGCAACTGAAGGATCTTGGCGTATTCAAGAAGATTCATCCCAGCTTCAAATCGACTATTTAGAAGGCAATCTTAAAGATCATCCTTTTGCTCTTTTGGAACCCCTACAAGTCTTACACCAAAATGAAATGACGGAAATAAGAAATATTCATGCCAAATTTGGAGAAGCTGAATTATCCGGTGAAATCCATAAAGAACGAGAAAACGTGGCGTGTCATTTTCAAACCAATGAAATTCCGACTAGGCTTTTCCACCTTGTTTGGCCTAACCTTCCCCTTGACGGCAAAGCTTCTTTGAGGGGCTATCTAGAAGGCCCTATTCAACAGCCCTCAGGCCAATTGCAGGTGTTTTTACACCGTGTCAATATCACTGAGGCCATTTTTGCCAACCAGCCGCTTATTGAAGGGGAAATTGGTTTGGATATTCAAGAATCTGGCATCCAACTACAGAGCACGCTGCATGGCATCGGCAATACCCCTGTCTTGCTACATGGCACGCTTCCCTTTGCTCTAAGTTTATCCCCTCCCAAGCTGCAAGTCAGCGAGATTACGCCTTTTTCCATGACAATCGAAGCTGAAGGAGATTTAGACCCTTATTTGCAGTTATTCTATAATGATACAACCAACTTATCGGGCCAAGCCAAAATTGCCTTTAATCTAAGCGGCCAGATCAATGCTCCCCGTGTTCAAGGATCGATTGATTTTCACAATGGATCGTACGAAAGCTTGAGCACCGGCGCCATTTACAAAAACATCCAAGCTCGTTTGGTTGGAGATGGCTCCAGGGTTCTTTTAGACCATTTTTATGCTCAAGATAACAAGCATGGATCTATTACAGCCAATGGATCGATTGAATTGGATAAGGCAAAAGAATTTCCCTTTGAATTTCACATTCATCCAAAAGAAATTTTTATTGTCGAATCCGATTATGCCAATATTTCTGCGGGCGGCTCCCTTATCTTAAGCGGCAACCATAAGCGGGCTAAGCTCCAAGGAGACCTTACTACAGATACCCTGACTATTCATATGGAAGAAGCTCTGCCGAAGCAGATTAAAACTGTGGAGGTCAAATATATTAACCTTCCAGAGGGCGATTCTATTCCTAACCATTTAGAGTCCCAGAACAGCAGCAGTTCTATTGTTGACCTGGACATTAAGCTGCATCTGCCTGGCAAGGTCTTCATTGAAGGCAAGCATCTGACATCTGAATGGAAAGGGGATATTGCAATTACGGGAACAGCAGACAATCCCTTATTGAATGGCGATTTGCGTATTTCTAAAGGCGAGTACAACTTTAACGGAAAAATCTTTAACTTTAATCAAGGCAACATTCATTTTGCAGGGCCTCCCGGTAAAAAGACATCCTTGTATGTTGTCGCTAGCAAAGAAATCGATCGGATTCGTGCTGAAATTATTGTCAAAGGCCCTATAAGCAAACCCGTCATCAGTTTCCGCTCCAATCCCCCCCTCTCCCAAAGGGAAATCCTCTCTTATATCCTATTTAACAGAGGAATTGCGGATATCACCTCAGACCAAGGCGATCAGCTTAGCCAATCTTTTATTTCCTTGAATGAAGGCGAACAAACGAGCAGCAGTGATGATTTTTTGACTCGCTTGAGAAATAATATCGGCATTGACCGCTTAGACATTACATCTAGCGACAGTGATAACAAAGACTTTTCGCTTCAAGTCGGCAAATACATCACGGAGAGCATTTTTGTCTCTATCAATAAAAGCATTAGCGATATTGGCAATCGCGTCTCTATTGAAGCCAATTTAAGAAAGAATTTAAAGGCACAGGCCGAGGTGGAGCTAGGTGGCGATGCACAAGGGAAAGTTTCCTTAAAATGGAAAAAAGATTATTAA
- a CDS encoding MlaE family ABC transporter permease: MNSAFSILAAIGDYILLIVGVIGVTLRRPPAWILIRDQLFDIGVMSLPVVAITGFSTGMVLAAQSFFQLSDKGLASATGLMVAKAMLVELGPVLTAFMVTGRVGAAMCAELGTMRVTEQIDAMRSMAVNPLRYLIAPRFIAGIIMMPLLTVFSSIMGILGGYIIAVGFYKMAPSAFLDPLPIHITNFDFVSGMVKAFAFGAIIVTICCYKGMTTKGGAAGVGRSTTNSVVICYSVILIVNFLLTLGLNSSYTYIVEFMTKWIYPIVYS; encoded by the coding sequence ATGAATTCCGCTTTTAGTATTTTAGCTGCTATTGGAGATTATATTCTCTTGATCGTGGGTGTGATTGGAGTGACCCTTCGCCGCCCACCCGCTTGGATTCTTATCCGCGATCAGCTTTTTGATATTGGCGTTATGTCTCTACCTGTCGTGGCAATTACTGGATTTTCAACAGGAATGGTATTGGCCGCTCAATCTTTTTTCCAATTATCGGATAAGGGATTAGCCAGCGCAACCGGTCTCATGGTAGCTAAAGCCATGCTCGTTGAATTAGGGCCTGTATTGACAGCTTTTATGGTCACAGGACGAGTAGGAGCGGCTATGTGCGCTGAATTGGGAACCATGCGCGTCACAGAGCAAATCGACGCCATGCGTTCGATGGCCGTCAATCCCCTTCGCTATCTCATTGCTCCCCGCTTCATTGCAGGGATTATTATGATGCCGCTTTTAACGGTATTTAGCTCTATTATGGGTATCTTAGGCGGATACATCATTGCTGTAGGCTTTTATAAAATGGCCCCTAGTGCTTTTCTAGATCCTCTTCCCATTCATATTACCAATTTCGATTTTGTCAGCGGAATGGTAAAAGCCTTTGCTTTTGGCGCCATTATTGTTACTATTTGCTGCTACAAAGGAATGACGACGAAAGGAGGAGCAGCAGGAGTGGGGCGTTCGACAACAAACAGCGTGGTGATTTGCTATTCGGTTATTTTAATTGTCAATTTCTTATTAACTCTAGGTCTGAATTCTTCCTATACGTATATTGTTGAATTTATGACCAAATGGATTTACCCCATTGTTTATTCATGA
- a CDS encoding ABC transporter ATP-binding protein: MIHVHDVWKSYGKLEVLKGLNLDVLDGETLVILGKSGVGKSVLLKQIIGLETPDRGYVEVEGQRITDSNLRRGRVNIKPMGMLFQGAALFDSMNVGENTAFYLRQHLSLAESEITDRVAYALKMVGLEGTQNKMPSELSGGMRKRAALARLIVYRPQIILYDEPTTGLDPVTAMQINDLINQTKYELKATSIVVTHDIRSALEVGDRLAFHSDGKITQIAPKSEFLKIDDPLLHDFFSNAIINNEYVEQHRTPGGS, from the coding sequence ATGATTCATGTACATGACGTCTGGAAAAGTTATGGTAAGCTAGAAGTTCTTAAAGGACTGAACTTGGATGTATTAGATGGGGAAACACTCGTCATTTTAGGAAAATCGGGAGTCGGTAAAAGCGTTCTCCTGAAGCAAATTATCGGCTTGGAAACACCGGACCGCGGTTATGTGGAAGTAGAAGGCCAACGCATTACGGATTCAAATCTGCGCAGAGGTCGAGTCAATATTAAGCCTATGGGAATGCTCTTTCAAGGGGCAGCTTTATTCGACTCCATGAATGTGGGAGAAAATACAGCTTTCTACTTGCGTCAGCATTTATCTTTAGCAGAGTCGGAAATTACCGACCGTGTGGCTTACGCTTTGAAAATGGTTGGATTGGAAGGAACTCAAAATAAAATGCCGTCAGAATTATCGGGCGGGATGCGTAAAAGGGCGGCTTTAGCACGTCTTATTGTCTATCGCCCTCAAATCATTTTATATGATGAGCCGACCACAGGTCTAGACCCTGTGACAGCCATGCAGATTAATGACCTTATTAATCAAACCAAGTATGAGCTAAAAGCAACAAGCATCGTGGTGACGCATGACATTCGTTCTGCTTTGGAAGTAGGAGACAGATTAGCCTTCCACTCGGATGGAAAAATTACACAAATCGCACCAAAGAGTGAGTTTTTAAAAATCGATGACCCTCTGCTGCATGATTTCTTTAGCAATGCGATTATTAATAACGAATATGTCGAGCAGCACAGAACGCCTGGAGGATCTTAA
- a CDS encoding MlaD family protein, whose product MAASVKNIMIGIFVLLALAIIVFMLLFLHPSVGDNAKTLRVRFTNIDKVNVGTRVTYAGRPMGEVVSIRELPDARTDRIAHNGDIYVYELVLKVDSGVNVYNTDEISVRTSGLLGEKNIEIDPQPLHPGEHLYLINDEILYAIPSASVEDTLKQFGELSKKFGNVMDDLHDAMMTIKKEEIISKLAQTAQNVVEITGALNQPDKLHEILDNTVKLSERVNHSWNTVDLSLQNIYHLTDRANYSWNSVDNTLQEFYNASKEFKLGSQEFHSATINARDFADQAKQIIDYAKQGKGTVGRLFVGEDLYLRLKSILHKGETIFNDIKQFGILFQLDKRWQRLQARRMRLLEKLSTPRQFAQHFNEEIDQISTSLSTVSLVLNEAECYPYSLLHNPDFSRRFADLLRRVGEMEDALKMYNEQVVDQEEYPCLPSQ is encoded by the coding sequence ATGGCCGCTTCAGTTAAGAATATCATGATCGGAATTTTCGTCCTTTTAGCCTTGGCAATTATTGTCTTTATGCTCTTATTTTTGCATCCTTCCGTAGGAGATAATGCCAAGACATTGCGTGTCCGCTTTACCAATATCGATAAAGTGAATGTTGGCACGCGGGTCACTTATGCCGGACGCCCAATGGGAGAAGTGGTCTCTATCCGAGAATTACCGGATGCCAGAACGGACCGCATAGCTCATAATGGAGATATCTATGTCTATGAATTAGTTCTCAAAGTGGATTCCGGCGTCAATGTTTATAATACTGACGAAATCTCCGTGCGCACTTCTGGTTTACTTGGGGAGAAAAATATTGAGATAGATCCTCAGCCCTTGCATCCAGGCGAGCATTTATATTTAATAAACGATGAAATCCTCTATGCCATTCCCTCAGCATCCGTTGAAGATACACTCAAGCAGTTCGGAGAACTGTCAAAGAAGTTTGGAAATGTCATGGATGATCTTCACGATGCCATGATGACAATCAAAAAAGAAGAAATCATTTCTAAATTGGCTCAAACAGCGCAAAATGTTGTTGAAATCACAGGAGCTTTGAATCAGCCAGATAAGCTGCATGAAATCCTGGATAATACCGTCAAGCTTTCAGAGCGTGTCAACCATTCTTGGAATACAGTCGACCTTTCCTTGCAAAACATTTATCATCTGACGGATCGGGCAAATTATTCCTGGAACTCTGTCGATAATACATTGCAGGAATTTTATAATGCCTCTAAAGAATTTAAGCTAGGCTCTCAAGAATTTCATTCGGCGACCATAAATGCCCGCGACTTTGCCGACCAAGCCAAGCAGATCATCGATTATGCGAAACAAGGAAAAGGCACAGTCGGACGCCTATTTGTCGGAGAAGATCTCTATTTACGGCTTAAATCCATTTTGCATAAAGGCGAAACAATTTTTAATGACATCAAGCAATTTGGAATTCTCTTTCAGCTTGATAAACGCTGGCAGCGCTTGCAAGCCCGTCGGATGAGGTTGTTAGAAAAGCTATCGACACCGAGACAATTTGCCCAGCATTTTAATGAAGAAATTGATCAAATCTCAACTTCCCTTTCTACCGTCTCTCTGGTATTAAATGAAGCGGAGTGTTATCCATACTCTTTATTGCATAATCCGGATTTCAGCCGACGCTTTGCTGATTTACTCAGACGCGTAGGAGAAATGGAAGATGCATTAAAGATGTATAATGAACAGGTCGTTGACCAAGAAGAGTATCCGTGCTTGCCCAGCCAGTGA
- a CDS encoding YqgE/AlgH family protein translates to MEHMPYSQIQKGTFLIATPDIDTGFFFRGVILICEHNANGSFGLLINKSLDLELPEEIINISQLINPHIGIRAGGPVQTNQMMLLHSSDQIEQQTLKICDGVYLGGDLQFLQEAITDPNGPFVHLCFGYAGWGSGQLEREFLDGHWFLHQASAKHIFYTPAEKLWQSLLREMGGKYATLSMIPEDLSLN, encoded by the coding sequence ATGGAGCATATGCCTTATTCGCAAATTCAAAAGGGAACCTTTCTCATTGCCACCCCCGATATCGATACAGGCTTCTTCTTTCGAGGCGTCATCTTGATCTGCGAACATAATGCCAATGGTTCGTTCGGTTTGCTAATCAATAAAAGCTTGGATTTGGAACTGCCTGAAGAGATTATCAATATTAGTCAACTTATCAATCCCCATATAGGAATTCGAGCGGGAGGGCCTGTTCAAACAAATCAAATGATGCTCTTGCATAGCTCCGATCAAATTGAACAACAAACATTAAAGATTTGCGATGGGGTTTATTTAGGGGGCGATCTCCAATTCTTGCAAGAAGCCATTACAGACCCAAATGGCCCCTTCGTTCATTTATGCTTTGGCTATGCCGGTTGGGGATCCGGGCAGCTGGAGCGCGAATTTTTAGACGGCCATTGGTTCCTTCATCAAGCCAGCGCCAAGCATATTTTTTATACTCCTGCTGAGAAGCTTTGGCAATCCCTTTTACGCGAAATGGGGGGCAAGTACGCCACTTTGTCTATGATTCCAGAAGATTTGTCTTTAAATTAG
- a CDS encoding RING finger domain-containing protein, with translation MGAYINISDRPTLIYNLNCLICHEDFSDSTDQKCYYLSCGHLWHSDCLNNWLQRASSCPICLRQIKILPSYKRYLKVGIFSVCLVGGSGLIYKKTCHASNEGINISNEEFSSISLSKWILTALGVGFISASLLFLKDRSLSKEFALLRGPIPFILVKDLTPSAPSHSKDSDRMLKDTN, from the coding sequence ATGGGAGCTTACATTAATATTAGCGATAGACCCACCCTTATCTATAATTTAAATTGTCTCATCTGCCACGAAGATTTTTCAGATTCGACCGATCAAAAATGCTATTACTTATCCTGTGGGCATTTATGGCATTCCGATTGCTTGAATAATTGGCTGCAAAGAGCTTCCTCCTGTCCGATCTGCTTAAGGCAAATCAAAATCTTACCTTCTTATAAAAGATATTTAAAAGTCGGAATCTTTTCTGTCTGCTTGGTAGGAGGCTCAGGATTGATCTATAAAAAAACCTGTCATGCATCGAATGAGGGAATAAACATCTCCAACGAAGAGTTTTCTTCTATCAGCTTGTCAAAATGGATTTTAACAGCTCTGGGCGTAGGATTTATAAGCGCCAGTCTTTTATTTTTAAAAGACCGTAGCCTATCCAAGGAATTTGCCTTATTGCGCGGGCCTATCCCCTTCATTTTAGTTAAAGACTTAACTCCCTCTGCCCCGTCGCATTCAAAAGATTCTGATCGAATGCTTAAGGACACAAATTAA
- a CDS encoding FMN-dependent NADH-azoreductase has product MSRLLYIESSPRKKRSASIEVSQTFLNQYKKTHADDEVITLDLWHKDIPTFDGDIIDSKYAIMHGQSHTEAQRKAWRTVEQTIAEFKNADKYVFSIPMWNFSIPYKLKHYIDVIVQPSYTFTFSPTEGYKGLVVNKPAVLIYARGGAYGSGTGAESLDLQKSYMETILKFIGFTDIRSIVIEPTLGGGEVMEKAKEQAMEMAAHF; this is encoded by the coding sequence ATGAGCCGTTTGCTATACATTGAATCATCGCCGAGAAAGAAACGATCTGCTTCTATTGAAGTAAGTCAGACTTTTTTAAATCAATATAAGAAAACCCATGCAGATGATGAGGTGATTACCCTTGACTTATGGCATAAGGATATTCCTACTTTTGACGGAGATATCATTGATTCCAAGTATGCCATTATGCATGGTCAATCCCATACTGAAGCGCAACGCAAAGCGTGGAGGACGGTGGAGCAGACTATTGCAGAATTCAAGAATGCTGACAAATATGTGTTTTCTATTCCCATGTGGAATTTTAGCATTCCCTATAAGCTGAAGCACTATATCGACGTCATTGTCCAGCCTTCCTATACCTTTACTTTTTCTCCTACGGAAGGATATAAGGGATTGGTTGTCAATAAACCTGCTGTGCTTATTTATGCCCGTGGCGGAGCCTATGGATCCGGAACCGGTGCAGAAAGTTTAGATTTGCAAAAAAGCTATATGGAAACCATTCTAAAATTTATTGGTTTCACCGATATTCGCTCGATTGTGATTGAGCCTACGCTGGGCGGAGGTGAGGTAATGGAAAAAGCGAAAGAGCAAGCGATGGAAATGGCAGCTCATTTTTAA
- the rpsI gene encoding 30S ribosomal protein S9: protein MVEETIATGRRKTAVASVRVRSGNGQIDINGRSINEYFPLEIQRKTVFAPLEKVGGPGRYDMIIRVKGGGIEAQAVAIRLGLARALVENDENLRHDLKELGFLTRDSRKKERKKYGRAGARKRFQFSKR from the coding sequence ATGGTAGAAGAAACAATAGCAACTGGACGACGAAAGACAGCCGTCGCATCCGTTAGAGTTAGAAGTGGAAATGGTCAAATTGATATTAACGGAAGATCAATTAATGAGTATTTTCCTCTTGAAATCCAACGCAAGACAGTGTTCGCTCCTCTTGAAAAAGTAGGTGGGCCAGGCCGTTATGATATGATTATTCGCGTTAAAGGCGGCGGAATTGAAGCACAGGCTGTGGCAATTCGCTTAGGCTTAGCTAGAGCGTTGGTCGAGAATGACGAAAATCTACGCCATGATTTAAAAGAATTGGGCTTCTTGACACGTGATTCACGTAAGAAAGAGCGTAAAAAATACGGTCGCGCTGGTGCCCGTAAGCGCTTCCAGTTCTCTAAGCGTTAA